A part of Salvelinus alpinus chromosome 5, SLU_Salpinus.1, whole genome shotgun sequence genomic DNA contains:
- the tlnrd1 gene encoding talin rod domain-containing protein 1, with amino-acid sequence MASSGSGRSASEGSSSTQSSSLQQRKKLSSICDTCKGKMQLVADLLLLCSETRPVVTADGVAVAETFEQCRDTVIARTKELSILTHDIQSQLNMGRFVEVGERLLEMGDLVVSLTECSAQAAYLAAVETSGSQPCLPGLVDRYKVTRCRHEVEQSCSILRVTPLPDLTPQLLLELSQNISCNLKTLTDASGLASERSKDRFAKEQFKLSVKSISTSGTALLACVREVKTQPSELTRNRCVLFSVALVQAVNALVGFATEPQFLGRAASVSPEGKGVQTAVLGGAMSVVSACVLLTQGLRDVSQHPESSTKMADYRERLRNSACAVSDGCTLLSQALRERSSPRTLPPVNSHSVN; translated from the coding sequence ATGGCTAGTAGTGGCTCAGGGAGGTCAGCTAGCGAGGGTTCCAGCAGCACACAGAGCAGCAGCTTGCAGCAGAGGAAGAAGCTCTCGTCCATCTGTGACACGTGTAAGGGCAAGATGCAGCTGGTTGCCGACCTCCTCCTGCTCTGTAGCGAGACACGGCCCGTGGTCACCGCGGATGGCGTGGCGGTGGCCGAGACCTTCGAGCAGTGCCGCGACACGGTCATCGCCCGCACCAAGGAACTCTCCATCCTCACCCACGACATCCAGTCGCAGCTCAACATGGGCCGCTTCGTCGAGGTGGGAGAGCGCTTACTAGAGATGGGGGACTTGGTGGTGTCGTTGACCGAGTGTTCGGCGCAGGCTGCATACCTAGCAGCGGTGGAGACCTCGGGTTCTCAGCCGTGTCTGCCAGGGCTGGTGGACCGCTACAAAGTGACACGGTGCCGCCACGAAGTGGAGCAGAGCTGCAGCATCCTCAGGGTCACGCCGCTGCCGGACCTCACGCCCCAGCTACTACTGGAGCTATCTCAGAACATCTCCTGCAACCTCAAGACCCTGACAGATGCCTCGGGCCTGGCCAGCGAGAGGTCCAAGGACCGCTTCGCCAAAGAACAGTTCAAGCTCAGCGTCAAGAGCATTAGCACGAGCGGCACGGCCCTCTTGGCCTGCGTCCGGGAAGTCAAGACGCAGCCCAGCGAGCTGACGCGCAACCGCTGCGTCCTGTTCAGCGTGGCGCTGGTCCAAGCGGTAAACGCATTGGTCGGGTTTGCCACGGAACCGCAGTTTTTAGGCCGGGCGGCGAGCGTGTCACCCGAGGGGAAGGGTGTGCAGACGGCAGTTCTGGGCGGCGCCATGAgcgtggtgtcagcgtgcgtCCTTCTCACTCAGGGCCTCCGGGACGTCTCCCAGCATCCAGAGAGCAGCACCAAGATGGCGGACTACAGGGAGCGCCTGCGCAACTCGGCCTGCGCGGTGTCGGACGGCTGCACGCTGCTCTCACAGGCGCTAAGGGAGAGGTCTTCACCCAGGACTCTACCGCCAGTCAATTCCCATTCTGTGAATTAG